Below is a genomic region from Cryomorphaceae bacterium.
CATGCCGGCAATGTCCAGAGTGACCTCTTGTTCTCCATCCACCCCAACCCCACCAACGCACACCTCACCCTTAGCGGCAGCGCCCTACTCCCCGGCAGTGAGCTGAAGGTCTATAACCTGGCCGGGCAACAGGTGTACAGCGAGGTATTGCAAAATGCGCATGAAACCCACACGCTGGATGCACGCCGCTTTGGCCCTGCGGGCATGTACCTGCTGCACCTTAACACCCCCGGCCGCACGCCCGTAGTAAAAAAGGTGGTGGTGCAGGAGTAGGGGTGGCCTTAGCCTCCACGTACTTTGGCGTGATAAAGAGAACAGTCAGAAATGCACATCACGCTTTGTCATTTTGCCTATAGTAACAAAATCATTAACCTCATCAATGCGGATCCTGAAAAGAGGAATTCTCCATAAAATCCTCATCGGTTAGCATTTTGAGAAATTCAATGAGGCAAAACTTGTCGTAGTCGCTGAGCTGAAGCCCACCCTGGGTGTACTTCATAAAGGGGTCGATGGTGGCCGAGGGCACACCCCCGCTGTTGTAGTGCTCCACCACATCCTCAAGGGTGGCAAAACGACCGTCGTGCATATAGGGGCCGGTTTTGGCGATATTTCGCAACGTTGGGGTTTTAAAATGGCCGAGGTGCATAGGGTTGCCCGTAACGGCATAGGCGCCTGGATCGGTAAAAATGGAATCCAGCCCGTTGTTGTGCAATTCGTGGTCGGTAAAAAAGGTAAAACTACCCCCGTGGCAGTGAAAGCAATCCGCGCCCCACTGCCCACCGAGACCATCTGCCGGATCGCCGCCTTCCTTGAGAAAAAGCTCCAGTCCATTCCACTGTTCAGGAGTAAATGTGACGCTGGTTCCGTAGTAGGCCTTGTCGAAATCGGAGTTGAAAGAAACGAGTGTTCGCATAAACTGGGCAACCGATCGGGCGATGCGCGCACTATCCACACATTGTGTTCCGAAGGCAGCCTCGAACATGGGGGGGTACATCGGGTTTGACTGCACTTTTTGCACTACATTTTGCACCGATTCGTTCATTTCAACGGGGTCGAGTATCGGGTGAAATACCTGCTCCTCCAGGGTAACTGCGCGTCCATCCCAAAAGAAAAAATTGGCCCAACCGAGATTTACAAGCGCCATGGAGTTCCGCGTACCCATGGCCCCTCCTACTCCTGTGCTGAAAGTATTGGGATCGGAAAATCCAAATTCAGGCAAGTGGCAGCTTCCACAGGAAATGGTTCCGTCTGACGACAGCGATTTATCCCAAAAAAGGAATCGCCCAAGTTCCACACCCTCCTGGGTCAGCGGATTGTCGGTTGGTATATTCATGGGCGGGATAAACGGTGGAATGTCGAGCTGATAGGGTGTTGTATTGCTGTAATCAAAGGTATTGCAACCCGAAGGTGTACCTGGTTCAATGGGATCGGGGTCGGGCTTGTCTCGCTTGCAGGCCAGAACACTGAAAAGCAGCATCATAATGCCTATGTAAGTCAAAGCTCTCATCATGGCTGATCAAATTTCCCGATAAAACGCATATCCGTCAGGGTGTGCAAAAATGCAACCAAATCGGCCCTTTGTTGTTCACTCAGGTTCAAAGGTCGCACCCATTCGCTTTGGTTGGCGTGCTCTGCTCCACCCTGGTTAAAGTGCTCCACAACTTCTTCCAGCGTTTCCATGCTGCCATCGTGCATGTAGGGTGCCGTGAGTGCCACATTGCGTAAAGTGGGCACCTTAAACTTTCCGGCGTCTTCGGGTAATTCTGTGAGCAGCATTCGGCCGGGGTCGGCGTAATCTTGGTACAAACCAATGTTTTCAAAACCCTCGTTGCTGAGCAAATGACCGCTGTGACAATTTCCGCACGACGCTTCATCGCTGAAAAACAACTCCATGCCTCGCAGCGCTGCCTCGCTCAATACGTCTTTGCCTTGGTACACATGCTGGTCGTATGGAGAGTTTCCACTGATCAGTGTACGCTGAAAGGAAGACAAAGCCCTTGCGATATTTGCTGCCGAAATTTCTCCGTAGGCCCGTTCAAAGGCCTCAAGGTAGGTAGCATCTTTGGCCAGTCTTTCTGTGAGTTCCTCGAAGGTCATGTTCATTTCATGTGCCTCGGTGATGGGTGCAATCACCTGAAGTTCAAGGGTAGGAATGCCCCCTTCAGCAAAAAAGGCCTGTTGGTAACCCACATTGGCCAGCGTGGGAGCGTTGCGCGTTCCCATGCCCCCACCCACTCCCGGACTCACCGCAACGTTGTGGGCAAAAGCCCGTTCGGGTTCATGGCACGAAGCACAGGAAATCGAAAAATCGGAGGACAACTGCTTGTCGAAAAACAACCTTTTGCCCAATTCCACGCGCGCTATGGTGAGCTTGTTGTCATCGGGCACAGGCATGGGCGGAAAACCCGGTGGGATTTCGGGAAGGAAAGGCGCATCCAGCCCAGCTTCCTGCAATACAGGTTCCCGCTGGCAAGCAGCCAACAAAAACAATACTGCTATCCACGCCCCAAACCTCACTCCCTGAAACTAATTGCCTGCGTTATGATATCGCTTACGCGGTCTGATAGTTGCTGATTGGTGCCGTGGCTCTGGTTGTGCACGGCGAGATCAATTGTGTCGGTTTCCGAATAATAGAAGCGATCTACGTGCAGGTCGAGATACACCGTGTTCTGTTTGTTGGCCTCAACCGTAAATGAAGTATTTTGGAAAACCACATTTCGGTACGACTCGTCTTTTCCCGTATGGAAGGAATAGCCGGGAATAAGCAGCCCTGTTCCGTCAGGATCGGTGTCGTACTTGCCATCAAAAATCACGAACCGGTAGCCTGTCTGCCAGGTCCAGTACATGCCGTTGTTTTGGCTCAGGGGATGGTCGCTGCTAAATACCGCAATGCTGAAATTGGGGTTTGCCGGACTGTTCATTTCCTCGGGCACCCCCAGTCCGAAGCCAAATTCGCTGTAATTACCCGAAGGCACAGTTCCCAATGAAAGTGTTACCTCACCGTTGGTAAGATTGGCAAATTCAATATCGCTGAAAGACACTGTTTCACCGTTTGCCCGAACCCCGTATATGTGTGCGAGGTACATTCTGAGATCCACAACATTCACCCTGTAGTTGGTGATGTTGTGATAAGTCTGGCCGAATACCAGGGGCTCATTCTCATAGAATGTGTTGATTTTTATCCGCAGGGTAGTTTGCCCGGCAGGGTCAATAGGATCCGGATCGGGCTTGTCTTTTTTGCACGACACAAGCACAACGGCAAACAAGGCGAGGTAAAGGAGGTGTTTCATGGCAATTTTTATTAGTTGACGTTTTACCGAAGATGAAGATGTACCCAAACACCCTCAACGCTCCGCACAATAATCCCAAAGATAACGGCGGAGCATTGAAAGTGTTGTGATTCATGTTACATAGGGTGACAATGAAAGTTGACTGACTTTTGAATCTCATTTCCGCCGTGATCCAGCATCACCTCAATGGTGAGATTCATATCAGAATGTTGGGTTACATCGTTCACCCAGTGCTCATCAATATTAAGCGTGGTGCCGTGCTCATGGGCGTGCTTAAACAACACGGTATCTCCTGAAGATGTATTCACCAAGTGAATATTCCAACCGTGCAGTATTTCATTGTGGGTGGCCACAGCGTGAATGTGCACCGTATCGCCGGCATTGAACATGGCGTGATTGGAAGGGCTGTGAATCTTGAGCTCGGCTGTGGGGTACACGCAAGAACCATCGTCTTTTTTGGCGTCGGGGTCGTAGTTGGTGGCAGCAGGGTCTTTGCAACCTTCTTTGCCGCAACTCGCCAAAATAAACAAACTGAAAATGAGAAAAGGAAGATTCTTAAAATGCATGGTATTGATTTTTAGTTATTAAACAAAAGATGAATGCCAACGGTAAACCGCAAGCGTTGTTGGATGTAGCCCTGGGCAAAATGCTGGGCTACGGGCAAGTCAGCGCGGGCTGTGAGTCCCCAATTAGAGCGGTACACGTCGAGCGCAGCCGACGCGAACGCAAAATGGCCGCCCGAATACGGGTTGAGGTCTCCACGGCTTGCGTTGCTGTAGTCTTGTCCGATCCACTCGGCCCTCGCTCCAATTTGCGGAATGAAAAGCCACTTTTCGGTTTCAATGGTGCGAAACCCATCCACTGTGATGAGCTTTTGATTGCCAAATTGATACCGTTGTTCATTAGGCGTATTGTAACGATACGACGCATTGATATTGAGACCGTAATTACCGGTTTTCACGCGGTAATTGAGCACAAAGAGATAATCCCACGAACCGGTTCCGGGTTGCATGTTGGGAAGAATCAACTGTCGCTCTGCATCTATCGCACCAAATGAGCCCGTTGGCGACTTTACACCACCGCCCACCAGTAGATTTTGTGAAAACCGGCCTCCGATTCCGTTTTGCGACTCATCCAACAGCAGCACATTGGCCAGCAATGAGATATCTCCCACACCCGCCATGATGCTTCTGTAGTCATCGCCGTTCATCACCGCGTGATTCACCGGAACAAAAGCAAAGATGTGCAAGCGCCGGTGTGGTGCCCATCTCCCCCACCATTCATAGGTGTGAAAAACATCGCGGGTATCCGATTCGCCGGCGGCAGCATACACCGGTGGATGTTCGCTGAAAAACCTACGGTGGTGGTACCGAAAGCCCACAAAATGATTGTTTTCACCGGGTAAAAAACCCAGCGAGGTGCTTTGCGCGGAGCAACCACATATATCGCAAGCCTGCGATGAGAGCACCGGCAACAGAAGCAGCCAGCACCCAACAAAGTATTTCATAAAGTGATTTTGCGTTTCGCCCGAAAGGCAAAACAAGGTTCAGGACTCAAAGAATGAATGGAGCACACCTTACGCGTTCCTTCAATATGAGAACATGTCGGTGCACAATAAAGGGGTCCTAAACAGTTGGGGGATGGAATACGTCCGAAAGGTACCCTGTACAAGGTGCTCTTTTGGGAAATACAGGCAATCGGGGTTCCTCAATGCACGTGGCGCAAGGTGAGGGCATTTTATCGCTTATCAAAGAAGGCGACAATTCATCAAACCGGAATTCACGAGGTGCGTCGGGTTCTTTTTCGTTGTGCTGAATGAGTTGCTTTTTGAGCTGGCATGAGCCGTTGCACTGCATTTCGGGCAACTGGCGGTTTTCACAAAGGGTTTCGGCGATGAAAGCCTGATTCAGCTTGAAAGACACAAACACCACCGAATTGTGGAGCAGCGAAAAACAAAAACCCCACAAAACCAATACGGATATAAGTCGCGTGGTAATCACCTGACAAAAATACACCCTGAAGGCAAATTAATTGCATTTCCAAAACACTACTTTTATGCCATGCGTGGAATTTTACAAGTGTGTCGTGCCTCGGCCGGAAGCGGAAAAACCTACACCCTGGTTCAGCAGTACCTGCGGCTTTGCCTGCGCTCCAACAGGGCCGATTCCTTTAAACACATTTTGGCCATCACCTTTACCAACAAGGCGGCCTCTGAGCTCAAAGAGCGTGTTTTCAGGGAATTGAAATCCCTTTCTGAGGGCAACACCAAATCTCAAATGGCCGTGCATCTACGCAGCGAGCTGAGCCTCAGCACTGAGGAGTTGCAAATCCGCGCCCAAAACACCCTGCGCGCCATGCTGCACCAATACGGAGATGTTGCCATCGGAACCATTGACCAGTTTATGCACCGCCTGGTTCGCTCCTTTTCGCGCGATTTGGCTCTGCAACACGATTTTTCAGTAGATACCGACAATGATCCCGTGGTGGAAACAGCCGTAGAGAAAGTTTTCCGAAGGGTGGGCTCCGACGAAGTGTTTACGCAGATTATGCTTGACTTCGTAGAGTACCTGCTGGATGAAAATAAGTCGTGGAACGTTGGCAATCAACTGCTTGCAACTGCAAAAAGCGCCATACTCACCAAAGATTCAGACTTCACTGATGAACTGGACAAACTCACCCTCGAGCAATTCACCGAAGCCCGAACGGCGCTGCACAAGGCCTGCAAGAAATACGAAGCAACGGTCAAGACCTTCGCTAAACAAGGCTTGGACTTAATCAACACGCACAAACTCACAGACGCCGATTTCCACTACGCTTCGAAAGGCCTTGGCAACTATTTCCGCAGAGTGTTCCACAAAGGGTACACCCTGCTGCCAAATTCATACGTGAACACAGCCCTGGAACGAGTTGATTTCAGCGGAAAAGGGCCCAACAGCGCGTTGGTGAAAGAGCTGAGTCCGCAATTTGAAGAAATCCTGCTCAATATTGTGGCGCACATCGAAAAAGATAGCGGTAAATACGTGGTGGCGCTGGAAATGATAAAGCGATATTTCAGGCTTATGCTCATGCGCGAACTCTCGGAGGCCGTCCACATGGAAAAAGAAGACCTCAACCTGCTTTTTGTGGACGACTTTCACCAGCTTATTTCCGACGTAGTTACTGAAGAACCCGCGCCTTTCATTTACGAACGCATCGGTCAGCGCATTCGGCATTTGATGATTGACGAGTTCCAGGACACCTCCGTTACACAGTGGCGCAATTTCCTGCCGTTGGTCACGGATGTTCTGTCAACAGGAGGTTTTGCCATGCTGGTAGGAGATGGAAAACAAGCCATTTACCGATGGCGGGGCGGTGAAGTAGAGCAATTTTCGCGTTTGCCTGAATTGTATCCGCCCGACAACACAACCCTTACCGCCACCCGCGAACAGGTGCTGCGCGCACATCACCAGGCTACTACTCTCGATTCCAACTTCCGCTCGGACAAGGTGATTGTGGAATTCAACAACAAGCTCTATCCTGAACTCAAGGAGTATCTGCACGAAGAACACCAAAACATCTTTGAAGGCTGCGAACAAAAAGTTGTGAAAAATGAGGGCACCGGCCTTGTGACACTTCACTTTGTGGAAGGAAGTAAAAATGAAGAGAAACACCCCGAATACCTGAAGCTCACGCTGCAATTCGTCAAAGAGGCCGAAGAAGACGGATACCAGCCCAGGGATATTGCCGTGCTGCTCCGCGACCGCAAAACCCAGGGAATCGTAGCGCAACATCTTCGCAAGGAAGGCTACGAGGTTGTTTCTGAGTCAAGTTTACTGGTTGAAAACGACGTGGTGGTTTCCACAATCGTGGGTGCCATGCGTCATCTGGCCGACCCGCTGAACCCCCAGCACGCCATGGCTCTGCTGCTCATGCTGGCCGACGAATACCTGGAACCTGAAAACCGACATGCCACGATGCAGCGCTTTATCCGGCGCGATAACGAAAATCCTAAAATCCTGATGGCCGATGTCAACGGCTTTATGGGGCACATCCAATTACCCGGGCTCTCTTCCCTGCTGTTGCGGCAAAGTCTGTTCGACATGTGCCAAACCATCCTCAGGAACCTGAAGATGGAGCCAAAATGTGGTCCGCAGTGGTCATTTTTTGCGCAACATGTACTTGACTTTGCGGCGTCTAAAGGAAATGACCTGCCGGCTTTTCTCGCGTGGTGGGACAAGGTGCGCGACCAGAAATCCATCAGTTTGCCCGAAGATGTCAATGCCATCCGTATTACCAGCATCCATAAATCCAAAGGACTGCAATACAAGGTGGTAATCATGCCCTTTGCCGACTGGGCCTTTAGCATCAACAACGCCGAATACTGGGCAAATACACCCCCTGAACTGAAACTTTTTACCGGCAGCGATTTACCCCCTGTGATGCTTACCGGGTTCACCAAAAGCCTTGAGGGTTCGGTGCTTCAGGAACAAATGGATGCCGAGCGCTCACGCCAACGGTTGGACAACCTCAACCTCTTGTACGTGGGCACCACCCGGGCAGAAGAACGTTTGCACATCATCAGTCACCGAAAGGAACCGAAAGGTGCGCCCAAAAACATTGCAGAATGGCTGATGGCGGCCTTACCGCAACTCGGCTACAGCGAGGAAGGCGAGGTTATTGGTGCGCGCAAGAGGCCCAAGATAAGAGAACTCCCTTCGGAAAGCAGCAATGTGGTTCCTGTATGTGCCTCTTCGGACTGGCGCGACAGACTAAAAATCAGCTTTGAATCGGGAGAATTGTCGGAAGGACAGTTTTCAGGCAACGCACGCCAGATGGGTAGCCTGTGCCATCGTGTGCTGGCCGAAATGCAATCGGTGCAAGACCTGAATGAGGTGCTTGCTCACTTTGAAACGAGTGGTATTGCCAACGCAGAAGTGGTTGCCCTGCTCCGTAAACAGGTAGAGCAATTGCTCGAGCTTCCTGAGGCCCGAAAATGGTTTCGGCACCCGGATCACACCCTTTCCGAACATCCTGTGTTGCTGCCTGACGGCAGCACGCTGCGCCCCGACCGGGTGATTCTCAAAGACAATCACGCCACCATTGTGGATTTCAAAACAGGAAGCTTTCGCGCCGAACACGAAAAACAACTGACCCAATACGGTGCCGTACTCAACCAAATGGGCTATCACTGTACATTGCACCTGGCCTACCTCGATCCGGCAGAAATCAGAACTGTAGAAATGCCCCGCCATTGACCATGCCTTTACCTATAACATGGCATGCCCTGCCCTTTCCTGAACTTTCGTTGCAAGAATGGCACGATTTGCTCCGGTTGCGCATAGACGTGTTTGTGGTGGAGCAGAACTGCCCCTATCCCGAGCTTGACGGCAAAGACCCCGATTGCATCCATGTTTTTGGAAAAACCGAAGGCCGCGTGGTGACGGTTGCGCGAATCGTGCCCCATGGCATCAGCTATGCTGAAGTGTCGATCGGACGCGTGGCGGTTTCAGAAAGTCATCGTAAAGTAGGGCTTGGTAAAGAGCTGATGCTGCAATGTCTGCATGAAATACAACAACGTTTTGGCAATGTCTCCGTCCGGATTTCGGCACAAACCTATCTGCGTGATTTTTACTGCGCGTTGGGCTTTGATCACACCGGCAAATCCTACCTGGAAGACGGTATTCCGCACATCGAAATGCTCCGACCCAAACCAACCCAAAGC
It encodes:
- a CDS encoding T9SS C-terminal target domain-containing protein; its protein translation is HAGNVQSDLLFSIHPNPTNAHLTLSGSALLPGSELKVYNLAGQQVYSEVLQNAHETHTLDARRFGPAGMYLLHLNTPGRTPVVKKVVVQE
- a CDS encoding cytochrome-c peroxidase, yielding MLLFSVLACKRDKPDPDPIEPGTPSGCNTFDYSNTTPYQLDIPPFIPPMNIPTDNPLTQEGVELGRFLFWDKSLSSDGTISCGSCHLPEFGFSDPNTFSTGVGGAMGTRNSMALVNLGWANFFFWDGRAVTLEEQVFHPILDPVEMNESVQNVVQKVQSNPMYPPMFEAAFGTQCVDSARIARSVAQFMRTLVSFNSDFDKAYYGTSVTFTPEQWNGLELFLKEGGDPADGLGGQWGADCFHCHGGSFTFFTDHELHNNGLDSIFTDPGAYAVTGNPMHLGHFKTPTLRNIAKTGPYMHDGRFATLEDVVEHYNSGGVPSATIDPFMKYTQGGLQLSDYDKFCLIEFLKMLTDEDFMENSSFQDPH
- a CDS encoding cytochrome-c peroxidase, which produces MQEAGLDAPFLPEIPPGFPPMPVPDDNKLTIARVELGKRLFFDKQLSSDFSISCASCHEPERAFAHNVAVSPGVGGGMGTRNAPTLANVGYQQAFFAEGGIPTLELQVIAPITEAHEMNMTFEELTERLAKDATYLEAFERAYGEISAANIARALSSFQRTLISGNSPYDQHVYQGKDVLSEAALRGMELFFSDEASCGNCHSGHLLSNEGFENIGLYQDYADPGRMLLTELPEDAGKFKVPTLRNVALTAPYMHDGSMETLEEVVEHFNQGGAEHANQSEWVRPLNLSEQQRADLVAFLHTLTDMRFIGKFDQP
- a CDS encoding GNAT family N-acetyltransferase, with product MPLPITWHALPFPELSLQEWHDLLRLRIDVFVVEQNCPYPELDGKDPDCIHVFGKTEGRVVTVARIVPHGISYAEVSIGRVAVSESHRKVGLGKELMLQCLHEIQQRFGNVSVRISAQTYLRDFYCALGFDHTGKSYLEDGIPHIEMLRPKPTQSN